The following DNA comes from Amycolatopsis solani.
AAGCGTCGCAGAAGCGCTGTCCGCAGTCGTCCGCCGCGCACACCCGTACCGAAGCGTCGCCGGTGGCCAGGTCGATCGCGTCCGCGGCCAGTGCCGCGAACGCCGACGCCACCGGGTCCTTCGGGGCCGGGACCTCGCGTCGCAGCACCCCGCCCACCAGTGCCAAGCGCGGCGGCGGGGAAGGCGCCGACGCCGCCGCGTTGTTCACCAGCTCGATGTCCATCCCCGAAGGCTCCTCGGGTGGGAGCAGCACCCGGTCGATCGCCTCCCGCAACGCCTTCGCGGCCAGCACGTTCCCCGCCGTCACCGGGACCCGCCCCGCCGTGAAACCCGCCAGTGACAGCCATTCCGCCAGCGCGTCGGGCCCGGTCAGCAGCTCGACGCCGTCCTCGTGCCGGCTGCGCAGCGTGTTGACGAGGTCGAGGCACGGCCGTCCGCCGTCGAAGACCCATTCCATGCCGCCGATTCTAACCCTTGAAGACAGTTAGAGGCAGCGCTACTGTCTAACCCCATGAACCGGTTAGAAGATGTGAACGGGATCCGGATGCACTTCCTGCAGGCCGGCGACGGCCCGCCGCTGTTCCTCCTCCACGGCTGGCCGCAGACGTCGCACTGCTGGCGGAAAGTCATCGAGCCGCTCGCCGAGACGCACACCGTCATCGCGCCCGACCTCCGCGGCTACGGCCGCACCGACAAACCGCGGACCGGGTACGACAAGCGCACCATGGCCGCCGACGTCGCCGCGCTCGCGACACACTTGGGCTTCGAACGGACCGCCGTCGCCGGGCACGACCGGGGCGGGCGCGTCGCCCACCGCTGGGCGCTGGACCGGCCGGACCAGGTCGACCGGATCGCCGTCCTCGACATCGCACCCACCCGCGCGATGTGGCAGCGCCTCGACACCGGCGTCGCCAAGGCCTACTGGCACTGGCTCTTCCACCTCCAGCCCGACCTGCCCGAGCTGCTCGCGGGCCAGAACATTGCCGGCTACCTCGGCTACTTCTTCGAGCGCTGGACCCACCAGCGCCACGCGCTCGACGCCGAAGCACAGGCCGAGTACGTCCGCGCGTTCTCCCAGCCCGGCGCGCTGCGGGCCGGCTTCGACGACTACCGCGCCTCCTTCCCGGACGACGCGGAACTCGACGACGCCGACTTCGAAGCCGGGAAGCGCGTTACGCAGCCCCTCCTCGCGCTGTGGGGCGCGAACGGCCTGCTCGGCACCCTGCCCACCCTCGAGATCTGGCAGGAGTACGCCCCCGGCGCGACCGGCACCGCACTCGCCGACTGCGGCCACTTCCTCCCCGAGGAGCAGCCCGGCGAAGTGGTCGCCCACCTGCGGGACTTCCTCCGCCCCTGAGACCACCGGGGGTACCGGTCCCCCGCACTGGGGACCGGGATTCCCTCGCCGCCGTGACGCCCGCCACCGGCTGTGCCGGTTAGGTTCGGGGTCACCATGGGGAGCAAATCGAAAGCGGCACTGCTGATGCTGCTGGCCGTATTGGGGATCGCGGCCGGCGGCGGGACCGCGCACGCCGACGGCGCGCCGAGCGGCACCGACGTCCAGGTCGCGCAAACGCTCGGCGCGCGCGAACTCACCGTGATCATCCGCCGGGTCGACACGACGCCGTCGCCGCTGCGGGTCGACGTCGTGACGCACCGGGGCAGCCCGCCCGGCACGCTGCACGTGGCCGTCGCGGCCGACGGGATCACGAGCGCGCGGACCGACGTCGTCCTCGGCGCCGAACCCGGTGTGTACGCGGGAAATCTACGGGTCGACAAGCCCGGACCGTGGACGTTGTCGCTCAGCGACGGCACCGGCCCGGCCGCGACCATCCCGTTCGTCGTGCCGGCCCGCGTGGTGCCACCGTGGGAAAAGGCGACCTACGGCGGGTTCGTCGCGGCGGGCGCGTTCCTGCTGCTCGCCTTGGTCGTCGGCGTCCGGGCGAAACGCACGGCGTACGCGCTCATCCCGGCGGGCGGCGTGGTGGCCGCGATCGCCGTCGCCGTCACTGGCGCGCTGCTGTCGGCGAGCACTCCCCCGCCGCCCGCGCCCGGCAGCCGGCTGGACCCGACCTTCGACAACGTCACCGATCCGTACGCCAACGCGCAGTTGTCCACTGTGGACTACTCGCGGCCGCCGGTGAACCTCGCGGTGGAAGCCGCACGTGACGAGCTGAAGCTGCGGCTCACCGACGGCGCCACCGGCCGTCCGGTCGACGACCTGCTGGTGCACGACAACGCGCTCGTGCACCTGGTGCTCATCTCGCCCTCCGGACGGCTGAGCCACCTGCACCCGGTGCGCGTCGGCCCCGGCGACTACCGCGTCCGCGTCGCCGATCCCGAGGCGGGCACGTACGCCGTCGCGGCGGAACTCGCCCGGCGCGGCGGCGGCGTCCAGCTCGTCCGGTCCACTGTGGACTTGAAAGGCACGGCCTCGTCGGCGCCCGAGCCGCCGGGTCCCGGACCGCGCACGGTCGACGGCACCTCGGTGGAACTCACCGTCAGCCAAGGGACACCGACCACGATCACCGCGCGCTTCCCGGCCCAGGACCTCCAGCCGTGGCTGGGCATGCTCGGCCACCTGATCATCACCGGGCCGTTCACCGGGGCCGCCGGGGAAGGCGCCGCGAAGGCACCGACGTGGGCGCACGTCCACGCGATGATCCCGCCGGTCGCCGGCCAGGCCGACCGGCCCGACGAAACGGTCGCCGCGTACGGCCCGGACGTCAGCTTCACCTACACCTTCGCCGCGCCCGGCCGCTACCGGATCTGGCTGCAGGCCGAGCGCGGCTACCGCGTGCTGACCGTCCCCGCCGTGGTGGACGTCCCGACGACAGGAGCCGGCCGATGAAACGCCCGACAGTGCTGATCGCCGCGGTCGCGGTCGTCGCCGCCGGCCTGCTCACGTGGTTGCTCTGGCCGGGCGGCGGCGCGAAACCCACCACGCAGCAAGCGGTTTCCGGGCCCTACACCGTCCAGTTCTCCGCGGACCGGCCCCGCATCGGCGGCAACACGTTCGCGGTGGCGGTGACCGGGCCGGCGCCCGAAGCCGTCACGGTCGCGCCGGTGATGGCGCAGATGGGGCACGCGCTCGCGCCGGTGCCCGCCGGGCCGGACGGACCCGGCCGCTTCCGCGCCGCGGACGTCGGGCTGCCGATGGCCGGGCAGTGGGAGATCACCGTCTCGCTGCGGGGGCCGGGCGGGGCCGCGCAAGTCGTCTTTCCGTTGCTCGTCAACTAAAGGAGGGTCGGGGGAATGGATCTCACCGCATCCGGCGTCAAGACGGCGTCGGTCGCGAAACCGGCGCGAACGGGGTTGCTGCCGGCGAACGTCGTGCTCGGCGGGTCGTTGCTGTCACTGGTCGGGCTGACCTGGGACATCCAGTGGCACAGCGACGTCGGGCCGGACACGTTCTTCACGCTGCCGCACTTGTTCCTGTACGCGGGCAGCGCGGTCGTCGGCCTGGCGAGCCTCGCCGTCGTGCTGCTGACGACGGCGGCGCGCCGCGCGGGCCGCCCGGTCGACCCGCGGGTCGGCGGGCGCGTGGTCAACGTGTTCGGCAAGACGTTCGCCGCGCCGCTCGGCTACCTCGTGTCGGGGGTCGGCGCGGCCACGTTCCTGCTGTACGGCCTGTGGGACCAGTGGTGGCACGGGCTCTACGGCTTCGACGCGGTCATCGACTCGCCGCCGCACATCGGGCTGCTGCTGTCGATCACGGTGTCGCTGATCGGCACGACCGCGGTGTTCGCCGCGGCGCGGGAGCACCGCTGGGGCCGGCTCGGCACGCTGGGGTCGCTGACCGTGCTGCTGACGTTCGCGCCGGTGCTGGCGCTCGGGCTGCAGCAGGTGCCGGACGACTACGCCGACGCCGTGTCGATCGGCCAGTCGACGATGGCGGTGCTGCTGGTCGCGGTCGGCGCGGGGTTCTTCCGCCGTCCCGGCGGGGCGGTCGGCACCGCGGCGCTGGTCGCGGCCGTGCAGGCGGTCTTCTGGTGGTTCTCGCCGTGGGCCGCGCAGGCCTACGCCGAAATGGTCGGGCTGCCGATGCGCGACGCGATCTCCGGGGTGCCGGAAATGCCGTCCCTGACGCCGATGGCCCTGCTGCCGGTGGCCGCGCTGATGGAGCTGGGCTACCTGGCCGGACGGCGCCGCGGGTGGCGTCCCGGCCGGGTTTCGGTGGTCGTCGGCGGCGTCGCCGGGCTGCTGATCGGTTTGAGCCTGCCGGTGCAGCGCGTGCTGCTCTACACCGGCGCGCACCTGCCGCCGGCCTGGTACTTGACGACGACCGCCGTGCTCAGCGCGGCGCTGGGGCTGCTCGGCGGGTTCGCCGGGTGGCGGTTCGGCGGGATGCTGTGCCTGCTGGCGCCCGCGAAGAAGGGGGAAACCGCTGATGCGTAAAGCACTCCTGGCCCTAGCTGCCGTAGCCGGGCTGTTGTTCGCAACCGCGGCACCGGCGAACGCCTACGAGCCGGTCAACATCGTGCACACCGAACGGGTGCAGGCCGGGCCGTACGGGCTGACGGTCGGGTTCAGCACCTGGCCGCTGAAGGCCATGCAGTCACTGGACTTCACCTTCATCCCCGACGGCGGGATCGAGGGCAAGTCCGGCACGCTCACCATGGTCAACCCGGAAGGCGGCCAGAACCGGAAGCAGCCGCTCGTCCGGCACCCGCGCAAGCTCGACGTCTGGGGCCTGGACGTCCGGTCGATGCCGCGGCCGGGCGCGTGGACGTTGCGCTTCACCGTCAACGGCCCCGCCGGGTCCGGTACCGGGGAGCTGCGCGCGCTGCCGGTGCTGGAACAGCCGGGGCCGCCGATGGGGGTCAGCTGGGCGATCAGCACGCTGCCGCTGATCGGGCTGGTGGTGCTCGTCGTGGTGGCCTGGCGGCGGACCCGCAGCCGGTTGCGAGGAGGGGAGCTCCCGGCAATCGGGTGAGATTTCGCCCACATTCCGCGGTCGCACGTATCCGGACCGCCGCGAAGGCCTCCTTCACCGCAGAGACGGGGAAGGGGGCCTTCGCCATTCGAACACTCAACCGGGTGACCATGATCACCCGCGCAGGGGACGACTCAGGCCGGCAGGTCGAACTGCCCGGCCTTGACGGCGACCAGGAACGCTTCCCACTCGGCGGTGTCGAACACGAAAACGGGGCTGGTCGGGAGCTTGGTGTCCCGGACGCCGATCAGGCCCTCGCGGCCCAGGT
Coding sequences within:
- a CDS encoding DUF397 domain-containing protein, with translation MADYPSFADYDPNTAVSLFEEAAWEKSFASEPNGGSCVEVNLGREGLIGVRDTKLPTSPVFVFDTAEWEAFLVAVKAGQFDLPA
- a CDS encoding CGNR zinc finger domain-containing protein, whose protein sequence is MEWVFDGGRPCLDLVNTLRSRHEDGVELLTGPDALAEWLSLAGFTAGRVPVTAGNVLAAKALREAIDRVLLPPEEPSGMDIELVNNAAASAPSPPPRLALVGGVLRREVPAPKDPVASAFAALAADAIDLATGDASVRVCAADDCGQRFCDASPRRNRQWCSMSRCGNRAKARAHYARLTTRDT
- a CDS encoding alpha/beta fold hydrolase; protein product: MNRLEDVNGIRMHFLQAGDGPPLFLLHGWPQTSHCWRKVIEPLAETHTVIAPDLRGYGRTDKPRTGYDKRTMAADVAALATHLGFERTAVAGHDRGGRVAHRWALDRPDQVDRIAVLDIAPTRAMWQRLDTGVAKAYWHWLFHLQPDLPELLAGQNIAGYLGYFFERWTHQRHALDAEAQAEYVRAFSQPGALRAGFDDYRASFPDDAELDDADFEAGKRVTQPLLALWGANGLLGTLPTLEIWQEYAPGATGTALADCGHFLPEEQPGEVVAHLRDFLRP
- a CDS encoding FixH family protein; the protein is MKRPTVLIAAVAVVAAGLLTWLLWPGGGAKPTTQQAVSGPYTVQFSADRPRIGGNTFAVAVTGPAPEAVTVAPVMAQMGHALAPVPAGPDGPGRFRAADVGLPMAGQWEITVSLRGPGGAAQVVFPLLVN